A genome region from Etheostoma cragini isolate CJK2018 chromosome 4, CSU_Ecrag_1.0, whole genome shotgun sequence includes the following:
- the LOC117943377 gene encoding twist-related protein 2-like, whose translation MREEVSCTNSPEGGLGASEEELERGSKKTLQTGNRKRSPYPKKDSLCQSEESSTGSPTSLLPSVPKKVKKSPSTVVSLGPTSLGPRLDQPFEDLHSQRVIANVRERQRTQSLNDAFASLRKIIPTLPSDKLSKIQILKLASRYIDFLYQVLQSDEMDAKLASCNYLAHERLSYAFSVWRMEGAWAMSASH comes from the coding sequence ATGAGAGAAGAGGTGTCCTGCACCAACTCCCCCGAAGGAGGTCTAGGCGCAAGCGAAGAAGAACTGGAAAGAGGATCGAAGAAGACCCTTCAAACAGGAAATCGAAAACGTTCACCTTACCCCAAGAAGGACAGTCTCTGTCAGTCAGAGGAGAGCAGCACCGGCAGCCCCACCAGCCTGCTGCCGTCTGTTCCGAAGAAGGTGAAGAAAAGCCCTTCGACAGTTGTGTCGTTGGGCCCCACGTCGCTGGGCCCCAGGCTGGATCAACCCTTCGAGGACCTCCACTCTCAGCGCGTCATCGCCAACGTGCGGGAGCGTCAACGCACTCAGTCCCTGAATGATGCCTTCGCCTCGCTACGCAAAATCATCCCCACGCTACCTTCAGACAAGCTGAGCAAGATCCAGATCCTGAAGCTGGCCTCACGCTACATTGACTTCCTCTACCAGGTGCTGCAGAGCGACGAGATGGACGCCAAGCTGGCCAGCTGCAACTACCTGGCCCATGAAAGACTGAGCTACGCCTTCTCCGTCTGGAGGATGGAGGGGGCCTGGGCCATGTCCGCCAGCCACTAG